In one window of Leptospira sp. WS92.C1 DNA:
- a CDS encoding 16S rRNA (uracil(1498)-N(3))-methyltransferase, with product MEEAILFRRGWQSETELVLNRDEISHLKALRIHSEIKHVRILDGDGLECIYEVPANLHRGGLKQTILHQKIERISGIATAIPKGNRLEWLLQKGTELGLTHFYFLIFEQSDRKDFNLERARKIMEEAAIQSKRIFLPKVEAPMSLKEFLNRQPAIPHGMYQLDPNGKFDLKPEFFQNSIWIVGPEGGFREKEKDLFREKEVLGVKAGDSILRIETAGIFAASMFRFFTCYTS from the coding sequence TTGGAAGAGGCGATTCTTTTTAGAAGGGGTTGGCAGTCGGAAACCGAGTTGGTTTTAAATCGTGATGAAATTTCGCATCTAAAAGCGCTTCGGATCCATTCCGAGATTAAACACGTCCGAATCCTGGATGGAGACGGATTGGAATGTATTTACGAGGTTCCCGCCAATTTACATAGAGGCGGTTTGAAACAAACGATTCTCCATCAAAAGATAGAAAGGATCTCCGGAATCGCGACTGCGATTCCCAAAGGAAACCGATTGGAATGGCTTTTGCAAAAAGGAACCGAGCTCGGCTTGACTCATTTTTACTTTTTGATTTTTGAACAATCGGACCGAAAAGATTTTAACCTAGAGAGAGCTCGGAAAATTATGGAAGAAGCCGCGATTCAATCCAAAAGAATTTTTCTGCCGAAAGTGGAAGCTCCTATGTCTCTGAAAGAATTTTTAAACAGACAACCCGCAATTCCCCACGGTATGTATCAATTGGATCCGAATGGAAAATTCGATTTAAAACCCGAATTCTTTCAAAATTCGATTTGGATCGTCGGGCCCGAGGGCGGTTTTAGAGAAAAGGAGAAAGACCTGTTTCGAGAAAAAGAAGTTCTTGGAGTAAAGGCTGGAGATTCTATTTTAAGAATTGAGACCGCAGGAATCTTCGCGGCCTCGATGTTTCGATTCTTTACTTGTTATACGAGCTAA
- a CDS encoding thiamine phosphate synthase, translating to MRDETLPWRSPGIYPILDLDFCKKKNLDCFELPKLWLEFPDLVPFIQIRAKSASENELEILVKSLQIRYPSAFWILNDHWEKAISLGCFGAHLGKEDFEALSDKQKAVLIDSNLFLGISSHTLEDVVSLDSKLWNYTGFGPVFPTESKEDAKSAVGTPILEKIDRVSPVPVTLIGGIQASNLEDLLSYGSFLLSSISMACLEKEFRAAALKIRNQNR from the coding sequence GTGAGGGATGAAACACTTCCCTGGAGAAGTCCCGGAATTTATCCCATCTTAGATCTGGATTTTTGTAAAAAGAAAAATCTGGATTGTTTCGAACTACCAAAACTATGGTTGGAATTTCCGGACCTGGTTCCTTTTATTCAAATTCGAGCGAAGTCCGCTTCCGAAAACGAATTAGAAATTCTTGTAAAATCCCTACAAATCCGTTATCCTTCTGCATTCTGGATTTTGAATGATCATTGGGAAAAGGCGATCTCACTTGGTTGTTTCGGAGCGCATCTCGGAAAGGAAGATTTTGAAGCATTGAGCGACAAACAAAAAGCGGTCTTGATCGATTCAAATCTTTTTTTGGGAATCTCTTCTCATACTCTGGAGGATGTCGTTTCTCTGGATTCTAAACTTTGGAATTATACAGGGTTTGGGCCCGTATTTCCGACGGAGAGTAAGGAAGACGCCAAATCTGCCGTGGGAACTCCCATTTTGGAAAAAATCGATAGGGTGAGTCCGGTTCCGGTTACTTTGATCGGAGGAATTCAGGCTTCAAATTTAGAGGATCTTTTGTCATACGGGTCGTTTCTGCTTTCGAGCATTTCTATGGCCTGTTTGGAAAAAGAATTTAGAGCCGCGGCGCTAAAAATACGGAATCAAAATCGATAA